One Methylophaga marina DNA window includes the following coding sequences:
- a CDS encoding sulfite exporter TauE/SafE family protein yields the protein MAAITSSYITAFLLGLFSTVHCIAMCGSVIGALTLSLPKEVRESQRRMLPFVFNYNLGRILSYSFAGVIVGLLSSPLTQINAHWVLRVLSVIVMISMGLYLAGWFPKFARAERMGAPLWRRLQPIGQKLLPVRKVSQAFFLGMVWGWLPCGLVYAALAVAATAGDPVKGGLVMLAFGAGTLPAVMGAGLFTGMLAALGRSANLRKAAGLLIILMAVATLFWPMESLHEHHAMPDHQHQMQG from the coding sequence ATGGCGGCCATTACTAGTTCCTATATCACGGCTTTTTTACTCGGGTTATTCAGCACCGTTCATTGTATTGCGATGTGTGGTTCGGTGATTGGCGCATTAACGTTGAGTTTGCCTAAAGAGGTCAGAGAGAGTCAGAGGCGAATGTTACCGTTCGTATTTAACTATAACCTTGGTCGAATCCTGAGCTACAGCTTTGCAGGTGTGATCGTCGGCTTATTGAGCTCACCTCTGACACAAATCAATGCACACTGGGTTCTGAGAGTGCTATCTGTCATTGTCATGATTTCAATGGGCTTGTATCTGGCCGGATGGTTTCCTAAGTTTGCCCGTGCTGAGCGTATGGGTGCGCCCTTATGGCGCAGGTTGCAACCAATAGGTCAAAAGCTATTGCCTGTACGCAAAGTCAGTCAAGCATTTTTCCTCGGCATGGTCTGGGGCTGGCTACCATGTGGTCTGGTCTACGCGGCATTAGCTGTAGCGGCAACAGCAGGTGATCCGGTGAAAGGGGGCTTGGTCATGTTGGCATTTGGGGCTGGCACATTGCCCGCGGTGATGGGCGCTGGATTATTTACCGGTATGTTAGCTGCCTTAGGACGTTCAGCAAACTTACGTAAAGCGGCAGGTTTACTGATCATTTTGATGGCAGTTGCGACGCTTTTCTGGCCAATGGAAAGTTTACATGAACACCATGCCATGCCCGACCATCAACATCAGATGCAGGGGTAA
- a CDS encoding sigma 54-interacting transcriptional regulator: MNEILGQSPDLTHILRTLPMIALSDASVLISGETGTGKELIALSLHEQSRRKDNALVTINCAALPTEDIELDLFGRSNEQGEVTFRGRLLAAEGGTVFLDEVDALPLSVQAKVLRFLEAGECQLQGSHRLHVADVRILAATSADLPAEVKAGRFRADLFYRLQVVPIELPALRERSEDIPLLMKHYLKAYAGNNAVVRLSKEAEQSFLHYHWPGNIRELQNLCQRLALLHAGELLQPGDLPREMRPEVTIQQHQFQLPPSGIDLAKVELDLIEQALEMAAGNRSKAARLLGISRDTLLYRMQKYNLSP; the protein is encoded by the coding sequence ATGAATGAAATTTTAGGCCAATCGCCTGATTTAACTCACATCTTGCGTACATTACCCATGATTGCTCTAAGTGATGCCAGTGTGTTAATCAGTGGTGAAACAGGCACCGGTAAAGAGTTAATCGCCTTGAGTCTGCATGAGCAAAGTCGTCGTAAAGATAATGCGCTTGTGACCATCAATTGTGCTGCACTACCTACAGAAGATATTGAGCTGGATTTGTTTGGTCGCAGTAATGAACAAGGTGAAGTCACGTTTCGTGGCCGTTTGCTCGCAGCAGAGGGCGGTACCGTTTTTCTCGATGAAGTAGATGCATTGCCACTATCAGTACAGGCAAAAGTCTTACGTTTTCTGGAAGCCGGTGAGTGTCAGTTACAGGGAAGCCATCGTTTGCACGTAGCTGACGTGCGTATACTCGCCGCGACCAGTGCCGATTTGCCAGCTGAAGTGAAGGCGGGCAGGTTCCGGGCTGACTTGTTTTATCGTTTACAGGTGGTACCGATTGAATTACCCGCCTTACGTGAGCGTTCAGAAGATATTCCTCTGCTGATGAAGCATTACCTGAAAGCTTATGCGGGTAATAATGCTGTGGTGCGTTTATCGAAAGAAGCCGAACAAAGTTTTTTACATTATCACTGGCCTGGTAATATCAGAGAGCTACAAAACCTGTGTCAGCGTCTTGCCTTATTGCATGCAGGCGAGTTGTTACAGCCGGGTGATTTACCCAGAGAGATGCGCCCTGAAGTGACCATACAACAGCATCAGTTTCAATTACCGCCCAGCGGCATTGATCTCGCCAAAGTGGAACTGGATTTAATTGAACAAGCGCTTGAGATGGCGGCTGGAAATCGTTCTAAAGCGGCCCGTTTACTAGGAATAAGTCGCGATACCCTATTATATCGGATGCAAAAATATAACCTGTCGCCTTAA
- a CDS encoding thymidylate synthase encodes MRQYLDLCQRIIDEGEWVENERTGKRCLTIINADLEYDVANNQFPLITTRKSYWKAAIAEMLGYLRGYDNAADFRAIGCRTWDANANDNKDWLNNPHRKGEDDMGRVYGVQGRRWQKPDGSTLDQLQKIADDLKRGIDDRGEILTFYNPGEFDMGCLRPCMHTHTFSILGDTLYLTSYQRSCDVPLGLNFNQVQVFFLLKIMAQISGLKPGKAYHKIVNAHIYEDQLELMRDVQLKREPYPSPSLHINPEIRSLKDLETWVTLDDFEVKDYRYHEAIKYPFSV; translated from the coding sequence GTGAGACAGTATCTGGATTTATGCCAACGTATTATTGACGAAGGCGAGTGGGTGGAAAATGAGCGGACAGGTAAGCGTTGTCTGACCATCATTAATGCTGACCTGGAATATGATGTCGCTAATAACCAATTTCCACTCATCACTACCCGAAAAAGTTACTGGAAAGCGGCTATTGCAGAAATGCTGGGATACCTGCGCGGCTATGATAATGCAGCAGACTTCCGTGCCATTGGATGTCGTACATGGGATGCTAATGCCAACGATAATAAAGACTGGCTAAATAATCCTCACCGCAAAGGTGAAGATGATATGGGGCGGGTTTATGGCGTTCAGGGTCGTCGCTGGCAAAAGCCTGATGGGTCCACCTTAGATCAGTTACAAAAAATCGCCGATGATCTGAAACGCGGTATTGATGATCGAGGTGAAATCCTGACCTTTTATAATCCGGGTGAGTTTGATATGGGGTGTCTCAGACCGTGCATGCATACCCATACCTTTTCTATTTTAGGTGATACGCTGTATTTAACCTCTTACCAGCGTTCTTGTGATGTGCCGCTAGGGTTAAATTTTAATCAGGTGCAAGTGTTCTTTTTACTCAAAATTATGGCGCAGATTTCTGGTCTCAAGCCCGGCAAGGCCTATCATAAGATTGTGAATGCTCACATCTATGAAGATCAGCTGGAGTTAATGCGTGATGTGCAATTAAAACGTGAGCCTTATCCTTCGCCCAGCTTACACATTAACCCTGAGATTCGATCATTAAAGGATCTGGAAACGTGGGTGACCTTGGATGATTTTGAGGTAAAAGACTACCGCTATCATGAGGCTATTAAATATCCGTTTTCAGTTTAA
- a CDS encoding hemerythrin domain-containing protein: protein MNRPLLLVWQDEFSQQVPIIDEQHRAILATINSLHYFLQQGLEFESLLPTVKLLISYILFHYKTEEGILNSTEYPELKNYQQAMDNLITEFKVECHHAKQQKQPEQVLIFLKNWWKNHLEEHKTITPYLHDWSGEYCRVDKQEEREK from the coding sequence ATGAACAGACCATTGTTGCTCGTATGGCAAGATGAGTTTAGTCAGCAGGTGCCTATTATTGATGAGCAGCATCGTGCCATTCTAGCGACTATCAATTCATTACATTATTTTCTACAGCAAGGGCTGGAGTTTGAGTCCTTATTACCCACTGTTAAGCTTTTGATAAGTTATATCCTGTTTCATTATAAAACAGAAGAGGGCATATTAAATTCAACGGAATACCCAGAACTCAAAAACTATCAACAAGCTATGGATAATCTGATCACTGAATTTAAGGTTGAGTGTCATCACGCTAAACAGCAAAAGCAGCCAGAGCAAGTCCTTATTTTTCTAAAGAATTGGTGGAAAAACCATCTTGAAGAGCATAAAACGATCACACCCTATCTCCATGACTGGAGCGGTGAATATTGTCGTGTCGATAAACAAGAAGAGAGAGAGAAATGA
- a CDS encoding cytochrome b/b6 domain-containing protein encodes MKKQMARTLTEYPVWDRMVRWFHWVNVLSVIALIAIGVAILNSKALGVSTDGKILLKTWHVYIGYVFVINLAVRLFWTFIGNRFSRWAAILPVGKKYKQQRQIYLESINEGKPVGFAGHNPLARLMVTLLFILLTVQAVTGLVLGGTDVYMPPFGESFKAWVAESPQTEALVEPYSKEGVNEAAYQQMRDFRSPFKEIHEIVFWLLSLAIILHILGVVYSELRERNGLVSAMFTGKKVFKDTPVDWDED; translated from the coding sequence ATGAAAAAACAAATGGCTAGGACATTAACGGAATACCCGGTATGGGATCGCATGGTCCGTTGGTTTCATTGGGTAAATGTATTGTCGGTGATTGCATTGATTGCAATCGGGGTCGCTATCTTGAACAGTAAAGCCCTTGGTGTAAGTACAGATGGCAAAATTCTGTTAAAGACGTGGCATGTCTATATTGGTTATGTGTTTGTAATTAATTTAGCTGTGCGTTTGTTTTGGACGTTTATCGGGAACCGGTTTAGTCGTTGGGCAGCCATTTTGCCAGTAGGGAAAAAGTATAAACAACAGCGGCAAATATACCTGGAGAGCATCAACGAGGGTAAGCCGGTGGGGTTTGCAGGACATAATCCTCTGGCACGTTTGATGGTGACCTTGTTATTTATCTTATTAACGGTCCAGGCGGTAACCGGTTTGGTACTGGGTGGCACTGATGTCTATATGCCGCCATTTGGAGAGAGTTTTAAGGCCTGGGTAGCAGAGAGTCCACAGACTGAAGCTTTGGTTGAGCCCTATTCAAAAGAAGGTGTTAACGAAGCCGCTTATCAACAAATGCGAGATTTCCGTTCACCCTTCAAAGAAATACATGAAATCGTATTCTGGTTACTGAGCCTGGCCATCATCTTACATATTCTGGGCGTCGTATATAGCGAGCTTCGGGAACGTAATGGTCTGGTTTCTGCGATGTTTACGGGCAAAAAAGTCTTTAAAGACACGCCAGTAGATTGGGACGAGGATTAG
- a CDS encoding PepSY-associated TM helix domain-containing protein, whose protein sequence is MRKARQLWLDIHTYLGLSIGLLLVLLGLTGSILVFYLQFDIWLNPDIEAVSTAPVRQQQAVFDRLHQQFPTRTDSWRIEQPLHPGWPIMARYYTPVETRDSMFAPLMVTLDPVTRDVTSERFWGEFAMTWIYNLHYTLLLDKNGKTFIGTIGLISLISLISGMVLWWPGWLKLRQVLAWRLRSSYAKKVFDLHILSGSYGFIVLLMLSLTGAALALPTQTHDIIRTFSPLASSPDLTRSLHEKANKPVISADAAVKSAFTVFPDAELRWVESPGSQKNSWRVVFYQQGEPSRRFPRTQVWVNAYNGQIVASRDGLADKAGDKILNWLHPLHNGEVFGLTGRIIVFISGFVPLILFITGLLRWQQKRRAKQRTASRHV, encoded by the coding sequence ATGAGAAAAGCCCGACAGCTGTGGCTGGACATTCACACCTATCTTGGACTGAGTATAGGTTTATTACTGGTCTTATTAGGTCTAACAGGCAGTATTTTGGTGTTTTATCTGCAATTCGATATCTGGTTAAACCCAGATATCGAAGCGGTGTCGACAGCCCCTGTCCGTCAGCAACAAGCTGTCTTTGATCGGTTACATCAACAATTTCCAACACGAACGGATTCCTGGCGTATTGAACAACCATTGCATCCAGGCTGGCCCATCATGGCGCGTTATTACACACCAGTTGAAACTCGCGACTCGATGTTTGCACCTTTAATGGTGACCCTTGATCCTGTCACACGAGACGTCACCAGTGAACGCTTCTGGGGCGAGTTTGCGATGACCTGGATCTACAATCTGCATTACACCCTGTTACTAGATAAAAACGGCAAAACCTTTATTGGCACCATCGGCCTGATTAGTCTGATATCACTCATTTCTGGCATGGTCCTATGGTGGCCAGGCTGGCTAAAATTACGCCAGGTGTTGGCTTGGCGTCTGCGCTCCAGCTATGCCAAAAAAGTGTTTGATCTCCATATTTTGTCAGGCAGTTATGGTTTTATTGTGCTGTTAATGCTGAGCTTAACGGGAGCGGCGTTGGCGCTACCCACACAAACACATGACATTATTCGCACCTTTTCACCATTAGCCTCAAGCCCCGATCTGACTCGTTCACTTCACGAAAAAGCGAACAAGCCTGTTATCTCAGCAGATGCCGCTGTAAAGTCAGCGTTTACAGTTTTCCCCGACGCTGAGTTACGCTGGGTAGAGTCGCCGGGTAGTCAAAAAAATAGTTGGCGCGTCGTTTTCTATCAACAGGGCGAACCCAGTCGTCGCTTCCCGAGAACTCAGGTTTGGGTGAATGCATACAATGGTCAGATTGTCGCCAGCCGTGATGGGTTGGCTGATAAAGCCGGAGATAAAATCCTGAATTGGTTACACCCTTTACATAACGGTGAAGTCTTTGGACTGACTGGGCGGATTATTGTCTTTATCAGTGGCTTTGTGCCGTTAATATTATTTATTACTGGCTTATTACGCTGGCAGCAAAAGCGGCGCGCCAAACAACGCACCGCTTCTCGTCATGTCTAA
- a CDS encoding TonB-dependent receptor, with translation MKSIKVAGLGLLLSQTINVYAAENRLIDDASLSLGSLVVSSDSTGPLTSRNLSTSVDVLNQDRIEDQNVNYTWQLFDQMPGVMLTQFGMGNESGKISFRGFNGEGEVNAVKLLIDGIPSNQNSGNMPYLELLTPLEIESIEVVRGTNDPRYGLHNIAGNAGIYTHQGGNYNKARVTYGSYATRNVQFVSGIENNGFSQNYAISYLNSNRYRHHSDIEKSTFSGKWFYTPNSGRAQVGLIVRHGKAEGEEAGYLTRAEAHDDPEQSRPHNKADGGDRMMNQFSAHLDIDITDNLFWTSKAYLNELDEDRYVTFAAGGNHNERLTEEEHKGALTTLTWRPDVSWAHEFSLMGGLSAEWQNNESRRYIVDLDRNRTSETRNQNFDFDIYGGFIQAIYKPTEKLKIVPAFRVDRVRGSLNDNGTHRDINDYGNINQPKLSAVYSFNDQYAVYTNWGKTFQVASGAASYKQNTLSNDLDASINEGWEVGLKFTPTDWLNGRVAVWQQVADGEFKTKLGDANNDSENIGKTQRRGIDFQFNAQATNKLGLWFAASFQDSEILKAGADKPLNKGNEIDHVPHYLIDAGADYQATPKLKLSSWVSAQDDAYLNQENNTNKYGQYVLVNASASYALTEKVRLDLELKNIFDRYYEYVWMNSESMHSPGDGRSIYGSIQYDF, from the coding sequence ATGAAGTCTATAAAAGTAGCCGGTCTAGGCTTATTACTGAGTCAAACCATTAATGTCTATGCTGCTGAAAACAGGTTAATTGATGATGCCAGTCTGAGCTTGGGCAGTCTGGTTGTATCATCAGATAGCACGGGGCCATTGACCTCGCGCAATCTGTCGACATCTGTTGATGTGCTGAACCAAGACCGTATTGAAGATCAAAATGTCAATTACACATGGCAGCTTTTTGACCAAATGCCAGGTGTGATGTTAACGCAGTTCGGTATGGGTAATGAGTCTGGCAAAATTTCCTTTCGTGGCTTTAATGGTGAAGGTGAAGTTAATGCAGTAAAACTCCTCATCGATGGTATTCCCAGTAATCAGAACTCCGGCAATATGCCTTATCTGGAATTGCTGACACCTCTAGAAATCGAAAGTATCGAAGTCGTACGAGGCACGAATGACCCACGCTACGGTTTGCATAATATTGCTGGTAATGCTGGCATCTATACGCATCAAGGCGGTAACTATAATAAAGCCCGCGTCACTTATGGCAGCTATGCGACACGAAATGTACAGTTTGTCAGTGGTATAGAAAACAATGGCTTCTCGCAGAATTACGCGATCAGTTATCTCAACTCAAACCGCTACCGCCATCATAGTGATATTGAAAAAAGTACTTTTTCCGGAAAATGGTTTTACACACCCAATAGTGGGCGTGCCCAAGTTGGCTTGATTGTGCGACATGGTAAAGCTGAAGGTGAAGAAGCGGGTTACCTGACACGGGCTGAGGCACATGATGATCCTGAACAATCTCGACCACATAACAAGGCAGATGGTGGTGATCGCATGATGAACCAATTCAGCGCTCATCTGGATATTGATATCACGGATAATCTTTTCTGGACCAGCAAGGCCTATCTAAATGAGTTAGATGAAGATCGTTATGTCACCTTTGCAGCAGGCGGCAACCATAACGAACGATTAACCGAAGAAGAACATAAAGGCGCTTTAACGACTTTAACCTGGCGACCGGATGTGAGCTGGGCGCATGAGTTCAGCCTGATGGGCGGCCTGAGTGCTGAATGGCAAAATAATGAAAGTCGTCGTTATATCGTCGACCTGGACCGAAACCGAACATCAGAGACACGTAACCAGAATTTCGATTTTGATATTTATGGCGGCTTTATCCAGGCCATTTATAAACCCACTGAAAAACTGAAAATTGTCCCTGCTTTCCGTGTTGATAGGGTGCGTGGCAGCTTAAATGACAACGGCACACATCGCGATATCAACGATTACGGTAATATCAATCAACCTAAGCTGAGCGCCGTTTATTCTTTTAATGATCAATATGCTGTATACACCAACTGGGGCAAAACCTTTCAGGTCGCTTCTGGTGCCGCCAGCTATAAACAAAACACATTATCAAACGATCTCGATGCATCGATTAACGAAGGTTGGGAAGTCGGACTTAAATTCACTCCTACAGACTGGCTGAATGGACGCGTTGCAGTCTGGCAGCAAGTCGCTGATGGTGAGTTTAAAACCAAGTTAGGTGACGCGAACAATGACAGTGAGAATATCGGTAAAACGCAACGTCGAGGCATAGATTTTCAATTTAATGCACAAGCCACTAATAAGCTTGGCCTCTGGTTCGCTGCCTCATTCCAAGACTCTGAAATCCTTAAAGCGGGTGCAGATAAACCACTTAATAAAGGCAATGAGATTGATCATGTACCACACTATTTGATTGATGCCGGCGCAGACTATCAAGCCACACCAAAGCTTAAATTATCTTCTTGGGTCAGTGCGCAGGATGATGCTTATTTAAATCAGGAAAACAATACTAATAAGTATGGTCAATACGTTTTGGTTAATGCATCAGCTAGCTATGCACTGACAGAAAAAGTCAGACTCGATCTCGAACTTAAAAATATTTTTGACCGCTATTATGAGTATGTTTGGATGAACTCAGAATCAATGCATTCGCCCGGTGATGGCCGTTCAATATATGGTTCTATTCAATATGACTTTTAA
- the radC gene encoding RadC family protein, with product MAIKDWPADDRPREKLLLSGAKALSDAELLAIFLRTGVKGFSAVDLARKLIHEFGSLRRLLEADQQEFCQGHGLGQAKYVQLQAVLEMGRRHLESSLKHGDAFTDADTTMRYIKQRLRAYPHEVFACLYLDNQHRFLQFDELFRGTIDGASVYPREVVKSALQHNAAAVILAHNHPSGIAEPSQADIHITKRIQSALDLVDIRVLDHIIVGDADVTSLAQLGHV from the coding sequence ATGGCAATCAAGGATTGGCCTGCCGATGATCGCCCTCGAGAAAAGCTTTTATTATCAGGTGCTAAGGCATTGTCTGATGCAGAGCTGCTGGCGATTTTTCTGCGCACGGGTGTAAAAGGATTTTCCGCTGTCGACTTAGCCCGCAAACTCATCCATGAATTTGGATCGTTGCGGCGCTTACTGGAAGCGGATCAGCAAGAGTTTTGTCAGGGCCATGGACTTGGCCAGGCAAAATATGTGCAATTACAAGCCGTTCTGGAGATGGGCCGTCGTCATTTAGAATCCAGCCTGAAACATGGCGATGCATTTACCGATGCAGACACTACCATGCGTTATATAAAACAGCGTTTACGTGCCTACCCGCATGAGGTTTTTGCCTGCCTCTACCTGGATAATCAGCATCGTTTTCTACAGTTTGACGAATTATTTCGTGGCACGATTGATGGGGCCAGTGTGTATCCACGTGAAGTCGTCAAGTCAGCACTCCAACATAATGCTGCAGCGGTTATTCTTGCTCATAATCATCCCTCAGGTATTGCTGAGCCCAGCCAGGCTGATATTCACATAACGAAACGCATCCAGTCTGCACTTGACCTTGTGGATATCCGAGTACTGGACCACATCATCGTCGGCGATGCTGATGTAACCTCACTTGCACAGCTTGGCCATGTCTAA